Genomic window (Prionailurus bengalensis isolate Pbe53 chromosome E3, Fcat_Pben_1.1_paternal_pri, whole genome shotgun sequence):
ttttattttccttagtcAACTTCAACCATTCAGTAATACTTCTTACTTGTTTCTTTCTGCCTGGGCATCACCGTCTCCTTTGTTGCTGTCCCAGCAGCCTGGTTTTGCCTTACTGCCCTCTTTATGTGAAGATCTTCTCCTGGCAGAGAAGGCTGTGTACTCATTATATCCTAACAACTACTAGTCGTGGCCTTGTGTGAAAGCCTGGTACTGTATACTAGATCTGATGGTGACTTTGTGTATCTGTGATACTGTGACCTCTCACAGAGCGATACTTGGTCACCCTTTAAAACCCATCCACATCATCTGACATTTCAATTTCTCCTTTAACAGTTGCTTCTCAGAACACAACACAACTGACATGTTCTTTTTCTGCTTATTGTTTCAGATCATAAATCAAACACCCAGAATGAGGAATcaacagagaagcagaaaagttCTGAAGAATCTCAAGAATTCAAAAGGGATATTATTCCTGTGATTATTACCAGTAAATGTGAGTCCAGGTTAGAAAGGCAGTGGGTAAACcttgaaaaggaaagaggaacaaAAACTCCTCTCCTAGACAAAGGTTCTAAGAAAGGCAGAGAATTGATTCCCGCTAAACCTACCCCAGGAGAGAGGCGTTACATTTGTGCCGAGTGTGGAAAGGCCTTTAGTAATAGCTCAAATCTTACTAAACACCGGAGAACACACACTGGGGAGAAACCATATGTGTGCACCAaatgtgggaaagctttcagcCACAGTTCAAACCTCACCCTTCATTACAGAACACACTTGGTGGACCGGCCCTATGACTGtaagtgtgggaaagcctttggTCAGAGCTCAGACCTCCTTAAACATCAGCGAATGCACACTGAAGAGGCACCATATCAGTGTAAAGAttgtgggaaagctttcagtgGTAAAGGCAGCCTCATTCGACACTACCGGATACACACTGGGGAGAAACCTTACCAGTGTAACGAGTGCGGGAAGAGCTTTAGTCAGCACGCGGGTCTTAGTTCACACCAGAGACtccacactggagagaagccaTATAAATGTAAggagtgtgggaaggccttcaaCCACAGctcaaattttaataaacatcatAGAATCCATACTGGGGAGAAGCCCTATTGGTGTAATCATTGTGGAAAAACCTTCTGTAGTAAGTCCAATCTTTCCAAACATCAGAGGGTCCACACTGGAGAGGGAGAAGTGCTTTAAGTGTTGAGCATGCTCTCTGAGTGGTTTTTGATTTTTCAAGTTTTAGCATACGGATCCTAGGGAGAAGCCTAGTAATCGCGCTATAAACTCTAGTGGTAGATTTTGTTTCACTCAACGTCAAGGGTGCCTGAGGAATGAGTGCTTGGGTGTTGGCACAGTGGGAAGGAGGTCCTGGAGGGCATCAGGGTACTCACTGCCCACTGGCCAGCTCGCTGGGACGGGGTCCCCCACCACACTTTGGGTCTCCTGAACCAGGCCGGCATTGCCTTTTGTATAGTTAAACTGAGTATATCCAATATAATTAAGGAAGAAACACTGAAACTGTTTAACTGTTTTAACGTATATTCAAGAAGTATGATTTGTAAAGAATTGAGCCACCTGAGCACAATTTAATCTGATTTGGAATAAACTTGTAACATCTTGTAATGCCTGAGGACTGTTCAAATAAATGGTATGTCGGTTATTGAACACTATTCTAGAGAGAGGAAACTGTTCCTGCCTGGTTGTAGCTCTTGGAAAATTTGGATTTGAGGTCATTAGAACTTTCAGTGCTTGTGAAGGTGCGTATTGGGAAGTCAGGGTAGAGCAGCTAGAGTACCTGCCTCTTGGGCTGTGTCgcgcttaatttttttttctgcacactGGACACATTTTTTCATCACTGGAAACATTCATCAGCCTCGTGTGCATTttgattgtgtatatatattctgcCTCTACCGAAGTCTCAAAATCTGACTCTGAAACTTCCTTCTAAACTCTGCAAGTCAATAATATACAACAGGATTCCTTCTAGCCCATACTGTCTGTTCCCTGACTGTCGTCAGGTGAGATTTTTGCACAGTCTCCAAGCACAAAGAAGCTACTCTCTTACAGCAGGGGGGAAGGGAGATGTGTCTGTTAGGCTGGAGGGTTCTGGGGAATTTGGGGTTTGAGGTCCTCAGACACACCTACCCAGATGTCCCATGCATCAGGATCTGAATCTTTCCCAATCAGGGCCCAGAATTTTGGCATAAATGACTTGGCATGGTTTTGCATTTAGCTTTCTTTGCAGTTCTGACCTCTTTGCAGTTCTGACCCCCTCGCCATAAACCGTGTGCCTGGTTTTCAGGCCAGTCTGCTCTCGCTGCAGATGGGATCACTGATCCCTCCCATGGGTGACTTTGGCTTCCACAACATGCCCTGAAGTGGTAGTTGGCTGAACTaagcctataattttctttcttcaaagctTGAGAAACTCCGCGGTCCTAATAATTACCACTATCCCAGTAATGTTCAAGTTCTGGGACTATTCCAGAAGCTAATGCTTCCCCTTCTACCTGTACCTCATCTCTTGCTAGAACTAGTGAGAATCTCGGTAATTCCATGGTATAGCACGCCAGGGTTATCACTACTGCACTCGTTACCAGGCTCCTCTTACTAACCATCTGACCAGTGAGTGACCTGTCCCAAAGTCTCATCCTGATGGCTCGGTTTCTAGGGCCACTTCCAGCACTGACTGTTAACAGTTTGGATTTCCCTAAAACAGTCTGATACAAGGACTTGAAGGCCTAGAGTTTATTTAGGGAGGTGATTCAAGAAAGCCAGGTGTgagggagcaggaagggaaggggggagaaaagcTAATAATGGGCTTCTGTAGGGAACTACAGCTCAAATCTACTGAACAGAACAAGCTAACAAATGGGAGAAACTGGGAATACGGGAGCTCTGCTCGAGTCTCAGTGCCCACCTGTGGTTAGGTGGAGTGCCTGCTTGGCTCTAGGAGAGTGGTTGAATCCTGGTGGGCCAGGAAGAACACTGCCCCCAGGGGGCTTTCAGACTGTCTTGGTCTGAAGATGCTTGTGAGCATGCTGCCCCCCATATCACACAGATAAACTTAAAGGACTTACATTTGGATTCTAGATAAATAACATTTGGGGCATACTTCTACTAAAAAATTTATTCAGtgtgtatctgaaattcaaatctcCCCGGGCATTCTGCATCTCACCTGGCAGTCTTGCCCCTGGCATTTGTGGGCAGCAGTCCTTCCAACCCTTTGTCTCCCCAAACACGGTGATCTGATGAATCGAGGGGACTCAGTTACACCAATAGAATGTATATATGCTGATGAGGTGACAGCTTTGTGCATCCCAGGAAACACGTTGTgactttatccattcttctagaATAATCTCTTAAGGGCTAGCCTGGAATCAGGGCAGCAGGTCTTGCAGCCCTCCTCTTTGGTGGAGACTGTCCACTACTAGGAGAGAGAAGGGTGATACCTATCTTGAGATAGGAAGTAACACAGTGGTCTCCACATTTCTATGTAACGGTTTAATTTCACCCCAGCTAGTCTACCtacagtgacttaaaaaaaaatttttttttaaacatttatttagttttttttttttaattttttcttaacatttatttatttttgagacagagagagacagagcatgaatgggggaggggcagagagagagggagacacagaatcccaagcaggctccaggctctgagctgtcagcgcagagcccgatgcggggctcgaactcacggaccgtgagatcatgacctgagctgaagtcggacacccaaccgactgagccacccaggcgccccaaacatttatttagttttgagagagagagagacagaacgtgagcaggggaggagcagagagaaagagagagggacacagatctgaagcaggctccaggttctgagctgtcagcacagagcctgatgcggggctcgaactcacgaaccgtgagatcatgacctgagccgaagttggacgctcaacagactgagccacccaggcgcccctacctataGTGGCTTAAAATACAGTTCAAGTATATGAtacaaagggcacctgggtggctggcgcagttggttaaacgtcaggtcatgatcttacggttcattaattcaagccctgcatcggtctctgtgctgacagctcagagcctggagcctgcttcagattctgtgtctccccctgtctgcccctcccccactcatgctctattgctctcttaaaaataaacattaaaaaaaattaataaagtgtaTGATACAAAAACATGATTTTAGATGAATAAGCCAATTTTGACTCTAATACTACATTTGTGATATCAGCCAATACACACATTTCAAtcattttttccaactttttaaagttggaaaatacacaaaatttaccatgttatataccttaaatatataacttagtaaaggtatatatatatatatatacatatatatatatatataaactttaaatttatacCAAGCTAAtagaaaatatctcattaatttttaaaatgtgtgataGTGAACATgtgtttttcttatctttattggccagttgcttttctttttgtgaaatgtCTCCTGGtattctttgtcttgtttctgttgAGTTGTTCGTCTTTGTCTTCTTGATTTATGAAAGCTCTTTATATGTTAAAAACCTTAGGACCTTTTCTGTCATGTGTtagaatatttctaaaaattttttttgatagcaagtgtgagcaggggaggggcagagagaaagggagagagagaatctcaatcaggctccacacccagcacagagcctgacacagggcttggtcccatgaccatgagatcatgacctgagtcagaagcttaatcgactgagccacccacgtgcccctcaaattttttttttttaatttttttttttcaacgtttatttttgggacagagagagacagagcatgaacgggggaggggcagagagagagggagacacagaatcggaaacaggctccaggctctgagccatcagcccagagcccgacgcggggctcgaactcacggaccgcgagatcgtgacctggctgaagtcggacgcttaaccgactgcgccacccaggcgccccttatatatacttttcatagtattttcccagtactttatttttaatggaatttacttaaataataacaaattaggggctcctgagtggctcagtcggttaagcatccaactcttgatttccactcaggtcgtgatctcgagatgagcgggatcgagccccaggggctctgcgctgataggggggagcctgcttgagtttctctctttgtccctctctctctgcccctcccctgctcaccgtGCGTGTGTGTACAGATGCCTGccctctcaaacatttttaaagaatgaagatgGTATTCCAGTAAAAGGTAAAGGAAGGAGTATAGTTGTGGAATTAAGAATTTAAGTAAAACTGGATTGGCAGTATGAATATTAACTCATTTCTTcacaataagaaaaatttaatacctatctttttaaatttctgtccaTGAGCAACTGCCCGGAAATAACGGGAACCCCGagatgaatatttttcttttcccttaaccCTGCACCAGTGTTCCTTGGAGAAATAGCTagttttacaaagagaaaaataaggtgaGCCTGCCAATTTTGTTGTACCAAAAGCTTTCATATTTAATGAGGTTATATTGAAATGACATAAGGATCAACCTAAAATGAGTTCACATTGGCCAAAATAGtgacaatttgagcatcaaagaGAATATTGGCTGAGGTTGATTGTCATATATTTAGTCTAAAAAGCCAGAGTCTACAatgattaacaaaaataaaaaagttggtATCAAGTATTCTAAAAGAATGGccattggaggggcacctgggtggctcagtcagttggttatgtgtctgacttcacctcaggtcatgaactcaaggtcataagttcaagccccacgtcaggctctgtgctgacagcctggagcctgcttcggattctgtgcgtcttctctgcccctccctgactcaccttctgtctgtctgtctgtctgtctgtctgtctgtctgtctgtgtctctcaaaaataaacagtaaaactaataataataaaagagtggCCATTGGAATCTCTTCCAGAATGAGAAGTAGTTCTGTTGATTCTTGTTATTCAAACACATTGGTATTATGGACTACTTTACAATATTGATGAGGatagaaattaataatttaaaataatcgaTGAGGAAGTATTTTCTGACtcaaaggaaacagcaaaaagaCTGTAAGTTTCAATCTTGAGTTAGGCAAAGCCATGCAAAATAGGCAAATACAAATTTAAGTCTCCTTAAGAACTTCATGGTTTTACTAACATGAAAGAATGGAAGATCCCATAAAGTCCCAAAGTCACTAAAGTTACATTTCTTAGGATCCTGTCAAATTAAAGAATTAGGGGGAAGAAGTGTACCTACTTATTCCCGCAGGAGCTGCAGAATTCTATTAACTCAAAGAAGAATGTGAACACATGTATAACGAATTCAGGGAAGTGAGCTAAATATCACTCCCCTTG
Coding sequences:
- the ZSCAN21 gene encoding zinc finger and SCAN domain-containing protein 21; translation: MTKVLGMAAVRVPRPPRERGPVVVKDEEEEGKCLPSLEVFRQRFRQFGYHDTPGPREALSQLRVLCCEWLRPEIHTKEQILELLVLEQFLSILPQELQAWVQEHCPESAEEAVTLLEDLEQELDEPGQQASPPPNEQKQMWEKRSSSGMAKFPSSVQPQSVENSHRCEAWEPLYIQETGEEQDFTPELKQSQDHKSNTQNEESTEKQKSSEESQEFKRDIIPVIITSKCESRLERQWVNLEKERGTKTPLLDKGSKKGRELIPAKPTPGERRYICAECGKAFSNSSNLTKHRRTHTGEKPYVCTKCGKAFSHSSNLTLHYRTHLVDRPYDCKCGKAFGQSSDLLKHQRMHTEEAPYQCKDCGKAFSGKGSLIRHYRIHTGEKPYQCNECGKSFSQHAGLSSHQRLHTGEKPYKCKECGKAFNHSSNFNKHHRIHTGEKPYWCNHCGKTFCSKSNLSKHQRVHTGEGEVL